A genomic window from Pseudocitrobacter corydidari includes:
- the argS gene encoding arginine--tRNA ligase — protein sequence MNIQALLSEKVSQALIAAGAPADCEPQVRQSAKVQFGDYQANGVMAVAKKLGMAPRQLAEQVLSHLDLTGIASKVEIAGPGFINIFLDPAFLAEHINHALASDRLGITQPAPQTIVVDYSAPNVAKEMHVGHLRSTIIGDASVRTLELLGHKVIRANHVGDWGTQFGMLIAWLEKQQQENAGEMELADLEGFYRDAKKHYDEDEAFAERARSYVVKLQSGDEYFREMWRKLVDITMTQNQITYNRLNVTLTRDDVMGESLYNPMLPGVVADLKAKGMAVESEGATVVFLDEFKNKEGEPMGVIIQKKDGGYLYTTTDIACAKYRYETLHADRVLYYIDSRQHQHLMQAWTIVRKAGYVPESVPLEHHMFGMMLGKDGKPFKTRAGGTVKLADLLDEALERARRLVAEKNPDMPADELEKLANAVGIGAVKYADLSKNRTTDYIFDWDNMLAFEGNTAPYMQYAYTRVLSVFRKAGLEESELLNATVEIKEDREAQLAARLLQFEETLNVVAREGTPHVMCAYLYDLAGLFSGFYEHCPILSAESESIRNSRLKLALLTAKTLKTGLDTLGIETVERM from the coding sequence GTGAATATTCAGGCTCTTCTCTCAGAAAAGGTTAGCCAGGCCCTGATTGCGGCAGGCGCGCCTGCCGATTGCGAACCGCAGGTTCGTCAGTCAGCAAAAGTACAGTTCGGCGACTATCAGGCTAATGGCGTGATGGCGGTTGCGAAAAAACTGGGCATGGCGCCGCGACAACTGGCAGAGCAGGTCCTGTCTCACCTCGACCTTACCGGTATCGCCAGTAAAGTTGAAATCGCAGGCCCGGGGTTTATCAATATTTTCCTCGACCCGGCATTCCTGGCTGAGCACATCAACCATGCGCTGGCCTCCGATCGTCTGGGCATTACCCAGCCTGCACCGCAAACCATCGTGGTGGACTACTCTGCGCCTAACGTCGCAAAAGAGATGCACGTAGGTCACCTGCGCTCAACCATCATCGGTGATGCCTCCGTGCGTACGCTTGAACTGCTGGGCCATAAAGTGATCCGCGCAAACCACGTCGGTGACTGGGGTACCCAGTTCGGCATGCTGATCGCGTGGCTGGAAAAACAGCAGCAGGAAAACGCTGGTGAAATGGAACTGGCTGACCTCGAAGGTTTCTATCGCGATGCGAAAAAACACTACGACGAAGACGAAGCGTTTGCCGAGCGCGCACGTAGCTACGTGGTGAAATTGCAGAGCGGCGATGAGTATTTCCGCGAGATGTGGCGCAAGCTGGTCGATATCACTATGACCCAGAACCAGATCACTTATAACCGTCTGAACGTCACTCTGACGCGTGACGACGTCATGGGTGAAAGCCTTTACAACCCGATGCTGCCGGGCGTGGTTGCTGACCTCAAAGCGAAAGGCATGGCCGTTGAGAGCGAAGGCGCAACCGTGGTGTTCCTTGACGAGTTCAAGAACAAAGAAGGTGAGCCTATGGGCGTCATTATCCAGAAAAAGGATGGCGGCTACCTCTACACCACCACCGATATCGCCTGCGCAAAATACCGTTATGAAACTCTGCACGCCGACCGTGTGCTGTACTACATCGACTCCCGTCAGCATCAGCACCTGATGCAGGCGTGGACCATCGTGCGCAAAGCCGGTTACGTGCCGGAATCCGTACCGCTGGAACACCACATGTTCGGTATGATGCTGGGCAAAGACGGCAAGCCGTTCAAAACCCGCGCCGGCGGCACCGTGAAACTTGCTGATCTGCTGGACGAAGCGCTGGAACGCGCCCGTCGCCTGGTCGCCGAGAAGAACCCGGATATGCCGGCCGATGAGCTGGAAAAACTGGCCAATGCGGTTGGTATCGGCGCGGTGAAATATGCGGATCTCTCTAAAAACCGTACCACCGATTACATCTTCGACTGGGACAACATGCTGGCGTTTGAAGGTAATACTGCGCCATATATGCAGTATGCCTACACCCGTGTGCTTTCCGTGTTCCGCAAAGCGGGCCTCGAAGAGAGCGAACTGCTGAACGCAACGGTTGAGATTAAAGAAGATCGTGAAGCCCAGTTGGCTGCGCGCCTGCTGCAATTCGAAGAAACCCTGAACGTGGTCGCTCGCGAAGGCACGCCGCACGTGATGTGTGCCTACCTGTACGATCTGGCCGGTCTGTTCTCTGGCTTCTACGAGCATTGCCCGATCCTGAGCGCAGAAAGCGAATCTATTCGCAACAGCCGTCTGAAACTGGCGCTGCTGACGGCGAAAACGCTGAAAACCGGTCTGGATACCTTGGGTATTGAGACGGTAGAGCGAATGTAA
- a CDS encoding VOC family protein: MANWQTIEELNDISADLPRFVQAFTELSTRLGLNIAPLDADHISLRCHQNATAERWRHGLEQCGELLSENIINGRPICLFKLREPVCVAHWQFSVVELPWPGEKRYPHEGWEHIEIVLPGEPETLNTRALALLSDDGLSQPGIFVKTSSPKGEKERLPNPTLAVTDGKVTIKFHPWTIEAIVASEQAV; this comes from the coding sequence ATGGCTAACTGGCAGACAATTGAAGAACTGAATGATATTTCCGCGGATCTCCCGCGTTTCGTTCAGGCGTTCACAGAACTTTCCACTCGCCTGGGATTGAATATTGCCCCGCTCGATGCCGACCATATATCGCTTCGCTGTCATCAAAATGCCACCGCCGAACGCTGGCGTCACGGGCTGGAGCAGTGTGGGGAACTGCTTTCAGAGAATATCATTAATGGTCGCCCCATCTGCCTGTTTAAACTGCGTGAACCAGTCTGCGTGGCGCACTGGCAGTTCAGTGTGGTTGAGCTTCCCTGGCCTGGCGAAAAGCGCTATCCCCACGAAGGCTGGGAACATATTGAAATCGTGCTACCAGGAGAGCCGGAGACCTTAAATACCCGTGCGCTGGCACTGTTGAGCGATGACGGGCTAAGCCAGCCGGGGATTTTTGTCAAAACCAGTTCGCCGAAAGGGGAGAAGGAGCGCCTGCCCAATCCAACCCTGGCCGTGACTGACGGTAAAGTGACCATCAAATTTCACCCCTGGACGATTGAAGCGATCGTGGCTAGTGAGCAGGCAGTGTAA
- the cutC gene encoding copper homeostasis protein CutC, with product MTVLEICCYSMECALSAEKNGADRIELCAAPLEGGLTPSYGVLKSTREQVSIPVHPIIRPRGGDFCYTDAEFQAMLEDVRTVRELGFPGLVIGVLDEDGNVDNARMQQIMAAAGPLAVTFHRAFDMCVNPQQAFDTLAKLGVARVLTSGQKASAEKGLSLIRELIARADAPIIMAGAGVRASNLELFLEAGVKEVHSSAGQWIPSAMRYRNPGLSMSTDPEADEYSRYAVDAAAVAQMKAIIARRAE from the coding sequence ATGACAGTGCTGGAGATATGCTGTTACAGCATGGAGTGCGCGCTGAGCGCAGAAAAAAACGGTGCCGATCGCATCGAATTGTGTGCCGCGCCGCTGGAGGGCGGGCTGACGCCTTCGTATGGCGTGTTGAAATCGACGCGAGAGCAAGTCTCGATTCCGGTACATCCGATTATCCGCCCGCGCGGCGGTGATTTTTGCTACACCGACGCTGAATTTCAGGCGATGCTTGAAGATGTGCGCACCGTCCGCGAGCTGGGTTTTCCCGGCCTGGTCATCGGCGTGCTGGATGAAGATGGCAACGTCGATAACGCGCGGATGCAGCAAATTATGGCGGCGGCGGGCCCGCTGGCGGTGACTTTTCATCGTGCTTTTGATATGTGCGTCAATCCGCAGCAAGCCTTTGATACGCTGGCAAAACTGGGCGTGGCAAGGGTGCTGACATCCGGGCAAAAAGCGTCAGCGGAAAAAGGTCTTTCATTAATTCGGGAACTTATTGCCCGTGCCGATGCTCCAATCATTATGGCGGGGGCAGGAGTCAGGGCCAGCAACCTTGAACTGTTTCTTGAGGCAGGTGTGAAGGAAGTTCACAGCTCTGCCGGGCAGTGGATCCCGTCGGCAATGCGTTACCGTAATCCGGGGCTCTCCATGTCAACAGACCCGGAAGCGGATGAATACTCGCGCTATGCCGTCGACGCCGCCGCCGTTGCGCAAATGAAGGCGATTATCGCGCGCCGCGCCGAATAA
- a CDS encoding MbcA/ParS/Xre antitoxin family protein: protein MAIVNKQHENNAIDTSKALPVVFRILDKWQCTTDEQLKLLGVSSRSTLNKYKEVSGGIRLSADTLERMSYILNIHKCLRVLFTADDSIYGWVRKPNNHPFFAGRSAMDVMSGGRVADLYEVATRLQAWRGGMA, encoded by the coding sequence ATGGCAATCGTCAACAAACAGCATGAAAATAATGCGATTGATACCAGTAAGGCGCTGCCCGTTGTCTTCCGTATTCTGGATAAATGGCAATGCACCACTGATGAACAATTAAAGCTGTTGGGTGTAAGTTCACGTTCAACATTGAACAAATATAAAGAGGTGAGTGGCGGCATCCGTCTAAGTGCGGATACTCTCGAACGGATGAGCTATATCCTCAACATTCATAAGTGCCTGCGCGTGTTGTTTACCGCCGATGACAGCATTTATGGTTGGGTGCGCAAACCGAATAATCATCCTTTCTTCGCTGGGCGTTCGGCAATGGATGTGATGAGCGGCGGTCGCGTTGCCGACCTATACGAGGTTGCCACGCGTCTTCAGGCGTGGAGAGGAGGAATGGCTTGA